The Macaca fascicularis isolate 582-1 chromosome 1, T2T-MFA8v1.1 genome includes a window with the following:
- the ZBTB48 gene encoding zinc finger and BTB domain-containing protein 48 isoform X2: protein MDGSFVQHSVRVLQELNKQREKGQYCDATLDVGGLVFKAHWSVLACCSHFFQSLYGDGSGGSVVLPAGFAEIFGLLLDFFYTGHLALTSGNRDQVLLAARELRVPEAVELCQSFKPKTSVGQAAGGQSGLGPPASQNVNSLLKEPAGLQEEEVSRTLGLVPRDQEPRGSHSPQRPQLHSPAQRESPSSLCGKLKQALKPCSPEDKEPEDCKMPPRPFEAEGGQLQGGSNEWEVVVQVEDDGDGDYMSEPEAVLTRRKSNVIRKACAAEPALSAGSLAAEPAENRKGTAVPVECPTCHKKFLSKYYLKVHNRKHTGEKPFECPKCGKCYFRKENLLEHEARNCMNRSEQTLPSSKRKPGQRLLSQAEAPADAGPACPSHCQVFTCSVCQETFRRRMELRVHMVSHTGEMPYKCSSCSQQFMQKKDLQSHMIKLHGAPKPHACPTCAKCFLSRTELQLHEAFKHRGEKLFVCEECGHRASSRNGLQMHIKAKHRNERPHVCEFCSHAFTQKANLNMHLRTHTGEKPFQCHLCGKTFRTQASLDKHNRTHTGERPFSCEFCEQRFTEKGPLLRHVASRHQEGRPHFCQICGKTFKAVEQLRVHVRRHKGVRKFECTECGYKFTRQAHLRRHMEIHDRVENYNPRQRKLRNLIIEDEKMVVVALQPPAELEVGSAEVIVESLAQGGLASQLPGQRLCAEESFTSPGVLEPSLIITAAVPEDCDT, encoded by the exons ATGGACGGCTCCTTCGTCCAGCACAGTGTGAGGGTTCTGCAGGAGCTCAACAAGCAGCGGGAGAAGGGCCAGTACTGCGACGCCACTCTGGACGTTGGGGGCCTGGTGTTTAAGGCGCACTGGAGTGTCCTTGCCTGCTGCAGCCACTTCTTCCAGAGCCTCTACGGGGATGGCTCAGGAGGTAGTGTCGTCCTCCCTGCTGGCTTCGCTGAGATCTTTGGCCTCTTGTTGGACTTTTTCTACACTGGTCACCTCGCTCTCACCTCAGGGAACCGGGATCAGGTGCTCCTGGCAGCCAGGGAGTTGCGAGTGCCAGAGGCCGTAGAGCTGTGCCAGAGCTTCAAGCCCAAAACTTCAGTGGGACAGGCAGCAGGTGGCCAGAGTGGGCTGGGGCCCCCTGCCTCCCAGAATGTGAACAGCCTCCTCAAGGAGCCGGCAGGCTTGCAAGAAGAGGAAGTTTCGAGGACTCTGGGTCTAGTCCCCAGAGATCAGGAGCCCAGAGGCAGTCATAGTCCTCAGAGGCCCCAGCTCCATTCCCCAGCTCAGAGAGAgagtccctcctccctctgtgGGAAACTCAAGCAGGCCTTGAAGCCTTGTTCCCCCGAGGACAAGGAACCTGAGGACTGCAAAATGCCTCCAAGGCCCTTCGAGGCTGAAGGTGGCCAGCTGCAGGGCGGGAGTAATGAG TGGGAAGTGGTGGTTCAAGTGGAGGACGACGGGGATGGTGATTACATGTCTGAGCCTGAGGCTGTGCTGACCAGGAGGAAGTCAAATGTAATCCGAAAGGCCTGTGCAGCTGAGCCAGCCCTGAGTGCGGGCTCCCTAGCAGCTGAGCCTGCTGAGAACAGAAAAGGTACAGCGGTGCCGGTCGAATGCCCCACATGTCATAAAAAGTTCCTCAGCAAATATTATCTAAAAGTCCACAACAG GAAACATACTGGGGAGAAACCCTTTGAGTGTCCCAAGTGTGGGAAGTGTTACTTTCGGAAGGAGAACCTCCTGGAGCATGAAGCCCGGAATTGCATGAACCGCTCGGAACAG ACTCTTCCCAGCAGCAAGCGGAAGCCCGGGCAGAGGCTGCTGTCACAGGCAGAGGCCCCCGCTGATGCCGGCCCTGCTTGCCCCTCACACTGCCAGGTCTTCACGTGCTCCGTGTGCCAGGAGACATTCCGCCGGAGGATGGAGCTGCGGGTGCACATGGTGTCTCACACAGGGGAGATGCCCTACAAG TGTTCCTCCTGCTCCCAGCAGTTCATGCAGAAGAAGGACTTGCAGAGCCACATGATCAAGCTGCATGGAGCCCCAAAGCCCCATGCA TGCCCCACCTGTGCCAAGTGCTTCCTGTCTCGGACAGAGCTGCAGCTGCATGAAGCTTTCAAGCACCGTGGTGAAAAGCTGTTtgtgtgtgaggagtgtgggCACCGGGCCTCGAGCCGGAATGGCCTGCAGATGCACATCAAGGCCAAGCACAG GAATGAGAGGCCACACGTGTGTGAGTTCTGCAGCCACGCCTTCACCCAAAAGGCCAATCTCAACATGCACCTGCGCACACACACGGGCGAGAAGCCCTTCCAGTGCCACCTCTGTGGCAAGACCTTCCGAACCCAAG CCAGCCTGGACAAGCACAACCGCACTCACACCGGGGAAAGGCCCTTCAGTTGCGAGTTCTGTGAACAGCGCTTCACTGAGAAGGGGCCCCTCCTGAGGCACGTGGCCAGCCGCCATCAGGAGGGCCGGCCCCACTTCTGCCAGATCTGCGGCAAGACCTTCAAAG CCGTGGAGCAACTGCGTGTGCATGTCAGACGACATAAGGGGGTGAGGAAGTTTGAGTGCACCGAGTGCGGCTACAAGTTTACGCGGCAG GCCCACCTGCGGAGGCACATGGAAATCCACGACCGGGTGGAGAACTACAACCCGCGGCAGCGCAAGCTCCGCAACCTGATCATCGAGGACGagaagatggtggtggtggcgcTGCAGCCGCCTGCGGAGCTGGAGGTGGGCTCGGCGGAGGTCATTGTGGAATCCCTGGCCCAGGGCGGCCTGGCCTCCCAGCTCCCAGGCCAGAGACTGTGTGCAGAGGAGAGCTTCACCAGCCCAGGTGTCCTGGAGCCCTCCCTTATCATCACAGCTGCTGTCCCCGAGGACTGTGACACATAG
- the ZBTB48 gene encoding zinc finger and BTB domain-containing protein 48 isoform X3, which yields MDGSFVQHSVRVLQELNKQREKGQYCDATLDVGGLVFKAHWSVLACCSHFFQSLYGDGSGGSVVLPAGFAEIFGLLLDFFYTGHLALTSGNRDQVLLAARELRVPEAVELCQSFKPKTSVGQAAGGQSGLGPPASQNVNSLLKEPAGLQEEEVSRTLGLVPRDQEPRGSHSPQRPQLHSPAQRESPSSLCGKLKQALKPCSPEDKEPEDCKMPPRPFEAEGGQLQGGSNEWEVVVQVEDDGDGDYMSEPEAVLTRRKSNVIRKACAAEPALSAGSLAAEPAENRKGTAVPVECPTCHKKFLSKYYLKVHNRKHTGEKPFECPKCGKCYFRKENLLEHEARNCMNRSEQVFTCSVCQETFRRRMELRVHMVSHTGEMPYKCSSCSQQFMQKKDLQSHMIKLHGAPKPHACPTCAKCFLSRTELQLHEAFKHRGEKLFVCEECGHRASSRNGLQMHIKAKHRNERPHVCEFCSHAFTQKANLNMHLRTHTGEKPFQCHLCGKTFRTQASLDKHNRTHTGERPFSCEFCEQRFTEKGPLLRHVASRHQEGRPHFCQICGKTFKAVEQLRVHVRRHKGVRKFECTECGYKFTRQAHLRRHMEIHDRVENYNPRQRKLRNLIIEDEKMVVVALQPPAELEVGSAEVIVESLAQGGLASQLPGQRLCAEESFTSPGVLEPSLIITAAVPEDCDT from the exons ATGGACGGCTCCTTCGTCCAGCACAGTGTGAGGGTTCTGCAGGAGCTCAACAAGCAGCGGGAGAAGGGCCAGTACTGCGACGCCACTCTGGACGTTGGGGGCCTGGTGTTTAAGGCGCACTGGAGTGTCCTTGCCTGCTGCAGCCACTTCTTCCAGAGCCTCTACGGGGATGGCTCAGGAGGTAGTGTCGTCCTCCCTGCTGGCTTCGCTGAGATCTTTGGCCTCTTGTTGGACTTTTTCTACACTGGTCACCTCGCTCTCACCTCAGGGAACCGGGATCAGGTGCTCCTGGCAGCCAGGGAGTTGCGAGTGCCAGAGGCCGTAGAGCTGTGCCAGAGCTTCAAGCCCAAAACTTCAGTGGGACAGGCAGCAGGTGGCCAGAGTGGGCTGGGGCCCCCTGCCTCCCAGAATGTGAACAGCCTCCTCAAGGAGCCGGCAGGCTTGCAAGAAGAGGAAGTTTCGAGGACTCTGGGTCTAGTCCCCAGAGATCAGGAGCCCAGAGGCAGTCATAGTCCTCAGAGGCCCCAGCTCCATTCCCCAGCTCAGAGAGAgagtccctcctccctctgtgGGAAACTCAAGCAGGCCTTGAAGCCTTGTTCCCCCGAGGACAAGGAACCTGAGGACTGCAAAATGCCTCCAAGGCCCTTCGAGGCTGAAGGTGGCCAGCTGCAGGGCGGGAGTAATGAG TGGGAAGTGGTGGTTCAAGTGGAGGACGACGGGGATGGTGATTACATGTCTGAGCCTGAGGCTGTGCTGACCAGGAGGAAGTCAAATGTAATCCGAAAGGCCTGTGCAGCTGAGCCAGCCCTGAGTGCGGGCTCCCTAGCAGCTGAGCCTGCTGAGAACAGAAAAGGTACAGCGGTGCCGGTCGAATGCCCCACATGTCATAAAAAGTTCCTCAGCAAATATTATCTAAAAGTCCACAACAG GAAACATACTGGGGAGAAACCCTTTGAGTGTCCCAAGTGTGGGAAGTGTTACTTTCGGAAGGAGAACCTCCTGGAGCATGAAGCCCGGAATTGCATGAACCGCTCGGAACAG GTCTTCACGTGCTCCGTGTGCCAGGAGACATTCCGCCGGAGGATGGAGCTGCGGGTGCACATGGTGTCTCACACAGGGGAGATGCCCTACAAG TGTTCCTCCTGCTCCCAGCAGTTCATGCAGAAGAAGGACTTGCAGAGCCACATGATCAAGCTGCATGGAGCCCCAAAGCCCCATGCA TGCCCCACCTGTGCCAAGTGCTTCCTGTCTCGGACAGAGCTGCAGCTGCATGAAGCTTTCAAGCACCGTGGTGAAAAGCTGTTtgtgtgtgaggagtgtgggCACCGGGCCTCGAGCCGGAATGGCCTGCAGATGCACATCAAGGCCAAGCACAG GAATGAGAGGCCACACGTGTGTGAGTTCTGCAGCCACGCCTTCACCCAAAAGGCCAATCTCAACATGCACCTGCGCACACACACGGGCGAGAAGCCCTTCCAGTGCCACCTCTGTGGCAAGACCTTCCGAACCCAAG CCAGCCTGGACAAGCACAACCGCACTCACACCGGGGAAAGGCCCTTCAGTTGCGAGTTCTGTGAACAGCGCTTCACTGAGAAGGGGCCCCTCCTGAGGCACGTGGCCAGCCGCCATCAGGAGGGCCGGCCCCACTTCTGCCAGATCTGCGGCAAGACCTTCAAAG CCGTGGAGCAACTGCGTGTGCATGTCAGACGACATAAGGGGGTGAGGAAGTTTGAGTGCACCGAGTGCGGCTACAAGTTTACGCGGCAG GCCCACCTGCGGAGGCACATGGAAATCCACGACCGGGTGGAGAACTACAACCCGCGGCAGCGCAAGCTCCGCAACCTGATCATCGAGGACGagaagatggtggtggtggcgcTGCAGCCGCCTGCGGAGCTGGAGGTGGGCTCGGCGGAGGTCATTGTGGAATCCCTGGCCCAGGGCGGCCTGGCCTCCCAGCTCCCAGGCCAGAGACTGTGTGCAGAGGAGAGCTTCACCAGCCCAGGTGTCCTGGAGCCCTCCCTTATCATCACAGCTGCTGTCCCCGAGGACTGTGACACATAG
- the ZBTB48 gene encoding zinc finger and BTB domain-containing protein 48 isoform X12 codes for MNRSEQVFTCSVCQETFRRRMELRVHMVSHTGEMPYKCSSCSQQFMQKKDLQSHMIKLHGAPKPHACPTCAKCFLSRTELQLHEAFKHRGEKLFVCEECGHRASSRNGLQMHIKAKHRNERPHVCEFCSHAFTQKANLNMHLRTHTGEKPFQCHLCGKTFRTQASLDKHNRTHTGERPFSCEFCEQRFTEKGPLLRHVASRHQEGRPHFCQICGKTFKAVEQLRVHVRRHKGVRKFECTECGYKFTRQAHLRRHMEIHDRVENYNPRQRKLRNLIIEDEKMVVVALQPPAELEVGSAEVIVESLAQGGLASQLPGQRLCAEESFTSPGVLEPSLIITAAVPEDCDT; via the exons ATGAACCGCTCGGAACAG GTCTTCACGTGCTCCGTGTGCCAGGAGACATTCCGCCGGAGGATGGAGCTGCGGGTGCACATGGTGTCTCACACAGGGGAGATGCCCTACAAG TGTTCCTCCTGCTCCCAGCAGTTCATGCAGAAGAAGGACTTGCAGAGCCACATGATCAAGCTGCATGGAGCCCCAAAGCCCCATGCA TGCCCCACCTGTGCCAAGTGCTTCCTGTCTCGGACAGAGCTGCAGCTGCATGAAGCTTTCAAGCACCGTGGTGAAAAGCTGTTtgtgtgtgaggagtgtgggCACCGGGCCTCGAGCCGGAATGGCCTGCAGATGCACATCAAGGCCAAGCACAG GAATGAGAGGCCACACGTGTGTGAGTTCTGCAGCCACGCCTTCACCCAAAAGGCCAATCTCAACATGCACCTGCGCACACACACGGGCGAGAAGCCCTTCCAGTGCCACCTCTGTGGCAAGACCTTCCGAACCCAAG CCAGCCTGGACAAGCACAACCGCACTCACACCGGGGAAAGGCCCTTCAGTTGCGAGTTCTGTGAACAGCGCTTCACTGAGAAGGGGCCCCTCCTGAGGCACGTGGCCAGCCGCCATCAGGAGGGCCGGCCCCACTTCTGCCAGATCTGCGGCAAGACCTTCAAAG CCGTGGAGCAACTGCGTGTGCATGTCAGACGACATAAGGGGGTGAGGAAGTTTGAGTGCACCGAGTGCGGCTACAAGTTTACGCGGCAG GCCCACCTGCGGAGGCACATGGAAATCCACGACCGGGTGGAGAACTACAACCCGCGGCAGCGCAAGCTCCGCAACCTGATCATCGAGGACGagaagatggtggtggtggcgcTGCAGCCGCCTGCGGAGCTGGAGGTGGGCTCGGCGGAGGTCATTGTGGAATCCCTGGCCCAGGGCGGCCTGGCCTCCCAGCTCCCAGGCCAGAGACTGTGTGCAGAGGAGAGCTTCACCAGCCCAGGTGTCCTGGAGCCCTCCCTTATCATCACAGCTGCTGTCCCCGAGGACTGTGACACATAG
- the ZBTB48 gene encoding zinc finger and BTB domain-containing protein 48 isoform X6, which translates to MSEPEAVLTRRKSNVIRKACAAEPALSAGSLAAEPAENRKGTAVPVECPTCHKKFLSKYYLKVHNRKHTGEKPFECPKCGKCYFRKENLLEHEARNCMNRSEQHPPLPRQTLPSSKRKPGQRLLSQAEAPADAGPACPSHCQVFTCSVCQETFRRRMELRVHMVSHTGEMPYKCSSCSQQFMQKKDLQSHMIKLHGAPKPHACPTCAKCFLSRTELQLHEAFKHRGEKLFVCEECGHRASSRNGLQMHIKAKHRNERPHVCEFCSHAFTQKANLNMHLRTHTGEKPFQCHLCGKTFRTQASLDKHNRTHTGERPFSCEFCEQRFTEKGPLLRHVASRHQEGRPHFCQICGKTFKAVEQLRVHVRRHKGVRKFECTECGYKFTRQAHLRRHMEIHDRVENYNPRQRKLRNLIIEDEKMVVVALQPPAELEVGSAEVIVESLAQGGLASQLPGQRLCAEESFTSPGVLEPSLIITAAVPEDCDT; encoded by the exons ATGTCTGAGCCTGAGGCTGTGCTGACCAGGAGGAAGTCAAATGTAATCCGAAAGGCCTGTGCAGCTGAGCCAGCCCTGAGTGCGGGCTCCCTAGCAGCTGAGCCTGCTGAGAACAGAAAAGGTACAGCGGTGCCGGTCGAATGCCCCACATGTCATAAAAAGTTCCTCAGCAAATATTATCTAAAAGTCCACAACAG GAAACATACTGGGGAGAAACCCTTTGAGTGTCCCAAGTGTGGGAAGTGTTACTTTCGGAAGGAGAACCTCCTGGAGCATGAAGCCCGGAATTGCATGAACCGCTCGGAACAG CATCCCCCCCTGCCCAGGCAGACTCTTCCCAGCAGCAAGCGGAAGCCCGGGCAGAGGCTGCTGTCACAGGCAGAGGCCCCCGCTGATGCCGGCCCTGCTTGCCCCTCACACTGCCAGGTCTTCACGTGCTCCGTGTGCCAGGAGACATTCCGCCGGAGGATGGAGCTGCGGGTGCACATGGTGTCTCACACAGGGGAGATGCCCTACAAG TGTTCCTCCTGCTCCCAGCAGTTCATGCAGAAGAAGGACTTGCAGAGCCACATGATCAAGCTGCATGGAGCCCCAAAGCCCCATGCA TGCCCCACCTGTGCCAAGTGCTTCCTGTCTCGGACAGAGCTGCAGCTGCATGAAGCTTTCAAGCACCGTGGTGAAAAGCTGTTtgtgtgtgaggagtgtgggCACCGGGCCTCGAGCCGGAATGGCCTGCAGATGCACATCAAGGCCAAGCACAG GAATGAGAGGCCACACGTGTGTGAGTTCTGCAGCCACGCCTTCACCCAAAAGGCCAATCTCAACATGCACCTGCGCACACACACGGGCGAGAAGCCCTTCCAGTGCCACCTCTGTGGCAAGACCTTCCGAACCCAAG CCAGCCTGGACAAGCACAACCGCACTCACACCGGGGAAAGGCCCTTCAGTTGCGAGTTCTGTGAACAGCGCTTCACTGAGAAGGGGCCCCTCCTGAGGCACGTGGCCAGCCGCCATCAGGAGGGCCGGCCCCACTTCTGCCAGATCTGCGGCAAGACCTTCAAAG CCGTGGAGCAACTGCGTGTGCATGTCAGACGACATAAGGGGGTGAGGAAGTTTGAGTGCACCGAGTGCGGCTACAAGTTTACGCGGCAG GCCCACCTGCGGAGGCACATGGAAATCCACGACCGGGTGGAGAACTACAACCCGCGGCAGCGCAAGCTCCGCAACCTGATCATCGAGGACGagaagatggtggtggtggcgcTGCAGCCGCCTGCGGAGCTGGAGGTGGGCTCGGCGGAGGTCATTGTGGAATCCCTGGCCCAGGGCGGCCTGGCCTCCCAGCTCCCAGGCCAGAGACTGTGTGCAGAGGAGAGCTTCACCAGCCCAGGTGTCCTGGAGCCCTCCCTTATCATCACAGCTGCTGTCCCCGAGGACTGTGACACATAG
- the ZBTB48 gene encoding zinc finger and BTB domain-containing protein 48 isoform X11: MNRSEQTLPSSKRKPGQRLLSQAEAPADAGPACPSHCQVFTCSVCQETFRRRMELRVHMVSHTGEMPYKCSSCSQQFMQKKDLQSHMIKLHGAPKPHACPTCAKCFLSRTELQLHEAFKHRGEKLFVCEECGHRASSRNGLQMHIKAKHRNERPHVCEFCSHAFTQKANLNMHLRTHTGEKPFQCHLCGKTFRTQASLDKHNRTHTGERPFSCEFCEQRFTEKGPLLRHVASRHQEGRPHFCQICGKTFKAVEQLRVHVRRHKGVRKFECTECGYKFTRQAHLRRHMEIHDRVENYNPRQRKLRNLIIEDEKMVVVALQPPAELEVGSAEVIVESLAQGGLASQLPGQRLCAEESFTSPGVLEPSLIITAAVPEDCDT, translated from the exons ATGAACCGCTCGGAACAG ACTCTTCCCAGCAGCAAGCGGAAGCCCGGGCAGAGGCTGCTGTCACAGGCAGAGGCCCCCGCTGATGCCGGCCCTGCTTGCCCCTCACACTGCCAGGTCTTCACGTGCTCCGTGTGCCAGGAGACATTCCGCCGGAGGATGGAGCTGCGGGTGCACATGGTGTCTCACACAGGGGAGATGCCCTACAAG TGTTCCTCCTGCTCCCAGCAGTTCATGCAGAAGAAGGACTTGCAGAGCCACATGATCAAGCTGCATGGAGCCCCAAAGCCCCATGCA TGCCCCACCTGTGCCAAGTGCTTCCTGTCTCGGACAGAGCTGCAGCTGCATGAAGCTTTCAAGCACCGTGGTGAAAAGCTGTTtgtgtgtgaggagtgtgggCACCGGGCCTCGAGCCGGAATGGCCTGCAGATGCACATCAAGGCCAAGCACAG GAATGAGAGGCCACACGTGTGTGAGTTCTGCAGCCACGCCTTCACCCAAAAGGCCAATCTCAACATGCACCTGCGCACACACACGGGCGAGAAGCCCTTCCAGTGCCACCTCTGTGGCAAGACCTTCCGAACCCAAG CCAGCCTGGACAAGCACAACCGCACTCACACCGGGGAAAGGCCCTTCAGTTGCGAGTTCTGTGAACAGCGCTTCACTGAGAAGGGGCCCCTCCTGAGGCACGTGGCCAGCCGCCATCAGGAGGGCCGGCCCCACTTCTGCCAGATCTGCGGCAAGACCTTCAAAG CCGTGGAGCAACTGCGTGTGCATGTCAGACGACATAAGGGGGTGAGGAAGTTTGAGTGCACCGAGTGCGGCTACAAGTTTACGCGGCAG GCCCACCTGCGGAGGCACATGGAAATCCACGACCGGGTGGAGAACTACAACCCGCGGCAGCGCAAGCTCCGCAACCTGATCATCGAGGACGagaagatggtggtggtggcgcTGCAGCCGCCTGCGGAGCTGGAGGTGGGCTCGGCGGAGGTCATTGTGGAATCCCTGGCCCAGGGCGGCCTGGCCTCCCAGCTCCCAGGCCAGAGACTGTGTGCAGAGGAGAGCTTCACCAGCCCAGGTGTCCTGGAGCCCTCCCTTATCATCACAGCTGCTGTCCCCGAGGACTGTGACACATAG
- the ZBTB48 gene encoding zinc finger and BTB domain-containing protein 48 isoform X7, with translation MAQEWEVVVQVEDDGDGDYMSEPEAVLTRRKSNVIRKACAAEPALSAGSLAAEPAENRKGTAVPVECPTCHKKFLSKYYLKVHNRKHTGEKPFECPKCGKCYFRKENLLEHEARNCMNRSEQVFTCSVCQETFRRRMELRVHMVSHTGEMPYKCSSCSQQFMQKKDLQSHMIKLHGAPKPHACPTCAKCFLSRTELQLHEAFKHRGEKLFVCEECGHRASSRNGLQMHIKAKHRNERPHVCEFCSHAFTQKANLNMHLRTHTGEKPFQCHLCGKTFRTQASLDKHNRTHTGERPFSCEFCEQRFTEKGPLLRHVASRHQEGRPHFCQICGKTFKAVEQLRVHVRRHKGVRKFECTECGYKFTRQAHLRRHMEIHDRVENYNPRQRKLRNLIIEDEKMVVVALQPPAELEVGSAEVIVESLAQGGLASQLPGQRLCAEESFTSPGVLEPSLIITAAVPEDCDT, from the exons ATGGCTCAGGAG TGGGAAGTGGTGGTTCAAGTGGAGGACGACGGGGATGGTGATTACATGTCTGAGCCTGAGGCTGTGCTGACCAGGAGGAAGTCAAATGTAATCCGAAAGGCCTGTGCAGCTGAGCCAGCCCTGAGTGCGGGCTCCCTAGCAGCTGAGCCTGCTGAGAACAGAAAAGGTACAGCGGTGCCGGTCGAATGCCCCACATGTCATAAAAAGTTCCTCAGCAAATATTATCTAAAAGTCCACAACAG GAAACATACTGGGGAGAAACCCTTTGAGTGTCCCAAGTGTGGGAAGTGTTACTTTCGGAAGGAGAACCTCCTGGAGCATGAAGCCCGGAATTGCATGAACCGCTCGGAACAG GTCTTCACGTGCTCCGTGTGCCAGGAGACATTCCGCCGGAGGATGGAGCTGCGGGTGCACATGGTGTCTCACACAGGGGAGATGCCCTACAAG TGTTCCTCCTGCTCCCAGCAGTTCATGCAGAAGAAGGACTTGCAGAGCCACATGATCAAGCTGCATGGAGCCCCAAAGCCCCATGCA TGCCCCACCTGTGCCAAGTGCTTCCTGTCTCGGACAGAGCTGCAGCTGCATGAAGCTTTCAAGCACCGTGGTGAAAAGCTGTTtgtgtgtgaggagtgtgggCACCGGGCCTCGAGCCGGAATGGCCTGCAGATGCACATCAAGGCCAAGCACAG GAATGAGAGGCCACACGTGTGTGAGTTCTGCAGCCACGCCTTCACCCAAAAGGCCAATCTCAACATGCACCTGCGCACACACACGGGCGAGAAGCCCTTCCAGTGCCACCTCTGTGGCAAGACCTTCCGAACCCAAG CCAGCCTGGACAAGCACAACCGCACTCACACCGGGGAAAGGCCCTTCAGTTGCGAGTTCTGTGAACAGCGCTTCACTGAGAAGGGGCCCCTCCTGAGGCACGTGGCCAGCCGCCATCAGGAGGGCCGGCCCCACTTCTGCCAGATCTGCGGCAAGACCTTCAAAG CCGTGGAGCAACTGCGTGTGCATGTCAGACGACATAAGGGGGTGAGGAAGTTTGAGTGCACCGAGTGCGGCTACAAGTTTACGCGGCAG GCCCACCTGCGGAGGCACATGGAAATCCACGACCGGGTGGAGAACTACAACCCGCGGCAGCGCAAGCTCCGCAACCTGATCATCGAGGACGagaagatggtggtggtggcgcTGCAGCCGCCTGCGGAGCTGGAGGTGGGCTCGGCGGAGGTCATTGTGGAATCCCTGGCCCAGGGCGGCCTGGCCTCCCAGCTCCCAGGCCAGAGACTGTGTGCAGAGGAGAGCTTCACCAGCCCAGGTGTCCTGGAGCCCTCCCTTATCATCACAGCTGCTGTCCCCGAGGACTGTGACACATAG
- the ZBTB48 gene encoding zinc finger and BTB domain-containing protein 48 isoform X10 has product MNRSEQHPPLPRQTLPSSKRKPGQRLLSQAEAPADAGPACPSHCQVFTCSVCQETFRRRMELRVHMVSHTGEMPYKCSSCSQQFMQKKDLQSHMIKLHGAPKPHACPTCAKCFLSRTELQLHEAFKHRGEKLFVCEECGHRASSRNGLQMHIKAKHRNERPHVCEFCSHAFTQKANLNMHLRTHTGEKPFQCHLCGKTFRTQASLDKHNRTHTGERPFSCEFCEQRFTEKGPLLRHVASRHQEGRPHFCQICGKTFKAVEQLRVHVRRHKGVRKFECTECGYKFTRQAHLRRHMEIHDRVENYNPRQRKLRNLIIEDEKMVVVALQPPAELEVGSAEVIVESLAQGGLASQLPGQRLCAEESFTSPGVLEPSLIITAAVPEDCDT; this is encoded by the exons ATGAACCGCTCGGAACAG CATCCCCCCCTGCCCAGGCAGACTCTTCCCAGCAGCAAGCGGAAGCCCGGGCAGAGGCTGCTGTCACAGGCAGAGGCCCCCGCTGATGCCGGCCCTGCTTGCCCCTCACACTGCCAGGTCTTCACGTGCTCCGTGTGCCAGGAGACATTCCGCCGGAGGATGGAGCTGCGGGTGCACATGGTGTCTCACACAGGGGAGATGCCCTACAAG TGTTCCTCCTGCTCCCAGCAGTTCATGCAGAAGAAGGACTTGCAGAGCCACATGATCAAGCTGCATGGAGCCCCAAAGCCCCATGCA TGCCCCACCTGTGCCAAGTGCTTCCTGTCTCGGACAGAGCTGCAGCTGCATGAAGCTTTCAAGCACCGTGGTGAAAAGCTGTTtgtgtgtgaggagtgtgggCACCGGGCCTCGAGCCGGAATGGCCTGCAGATGCACATCAAGGCCAAGCACAG GAATGAGAGGCCACACGTGTGTGAGTTCTGCAGCCACGCCTTCACCCAAAAGGCCAATCTCAACATGCACCTGCGCACACACACGGGCGAGAAGCCCTTCCAGTGCCACCTCTGTGGCAAGACCTTCCGAACCCAAG CCAGCCTGGACAAGCACAACCGCACTCACACCGGGGAAAGGCCCTTCAGTTGCGAGTTCTGTGAACAGCGCTTCACTGAGAAGGGGCCCCTCCTGAGGCACGTGGCCAGCCGCCATCAGGAGGGCCGGCCCCACTTCTGCCAGATCTGCGGCAAGACCTTCAAAG CCGTGGAGCAACTGCGTGTGCATGTCAGACGACATAAGGGGGTGAGGAAGTTTGAGTGCACCGAGTGCGGCTACAAGTTTACGCGGCAG GCCCACCTGCGGAGGCACATGGAAATCCACGACCGGGTGGAGAACTACAACCCGCGGCAGCGCAAGCTCCGCAACCTGATCATCGAGGACGagaagatggtggtggtggcgcTGCAGCCGCCTGCGGAGCTGGAGGTGGGCTCGGCGGAGGTCATTGTGGAATCCCTGGCCCAGGGCGGCCTGGCCTCCCAGCTCCCAGGCCAGAGACTGTGTGCAGAGGAGAGCTTCACCAGCCCAGGTGTCCTGGAGCCCTCCCTTATCATCACAGCTGCTGTCCCCGAGGACTGTGACACATAG